Within the Pseudomonas orientalis genome, the region TGCTGTTGTTGCCGCACTACCTGACTGAAGCCAGCCAGGACGGGGTTGCCGCCCACGTTGAAGCAGTGTGCAAGTCGGTCAAGATCGGCGTGGTGGTGTACAACCGCAACGTGTGTCGGCTGACCGCGCCGCTGCTGGAACGCCTGGCCGAGCGCTGCCCGAACCTGATCGGCTACAAGGATGGCCTGGGTGACATCGAGTTGATGGTGTCGATCCGCCGTCGTCTCGGCGATCGTTTCAGCTACCTCGGCGGCCTGCCGACTGCAGAGGTTTACGCTGCTGCCTACAAGGCCCTGGGCGTGCCGGTGTACTCCTCGGCGGTGTTCAACTTCATTCCCAAAACCGCAATGGATTTCTACCACGCGATTGCCAAGGATGATCACGCCACCGTCTCCAAGATCATCGACGATTTCTTCCTGCCTTATCTCGACATCCGTAACCGCAAGGCCGGTTATGCCGTGAGCATCGTCAAGGCCGGTGCGAAAATCGCCGGCTACGACGCAGGCCCAGTGCGCACGCCGCTGACCGATCTGCTGCCGGAAGAATACGAAGCCCTGGCCGCGCTGATCGACAAGCAAGGCGCGCAATAACTTATCAACAAGGCCGCTGAGAGATCAGCGGCCTTTTGCGTCAGGAGAAGATTCGTGTCCCAAGCAAAGCGTTTTGACAACTACATCAATGGTGAATGGGTAACCAGCGCCGACTACTGCACCAATATCAACCCGTCGGATCTTTCCGATGTGATCGGCGAATACGCCAAGGCTGACGTCGCCCAGGTCAACGCCGCTATCGATGCCGCCCGCGCCGCGTTTCCGGCCTGGTCCACCTCGGGTATCCAGGCGCGCCACGACGCGCTGGATAAAGTCGGCAGCGAAATCCTCGCCCGCCGCGAAGAGCTGGGCACGCTGCTGGCCAGGGAAGAGGGCAAGACCCTGCCCGAAGCCATCGGCGAAGTGACCCGCGCCGGTAACATCTTTAAATTCTTCGCCGGTGAATGCCTGCGCCTGTCTGGCGACTATGTGCCGTCGGTGCGCCCCGGCGTCAACGTTGAAGTCACCCGCGAAGCCCTTGGCGTGGTCGGCTTGATCACGCCGTGGAACTTCCCGATCGCCATCCCGGCCTGGAAAATCGCCCCGGCCCTGGCCTACGGCAACTGCGTGGTGATCAAGCCGGCCGAGCTGGTACCCGGCTGTGCCTGGGCACTGGCCGACATCATTTCCCGCGCCGGCTTCCCGGCCGGTGTGTTCAACCTGGTGATGGGCAGCGGCCGCGTGGTGGGCGATGTGCTGGTCAACAGCCCGAAGGTTGATGGCATCAGCTTTACCGGTTCCGTCGGTGTGGGCCGTCAGATCGCCGTCAGTTGCGTAGCGCGCCAGGCCAAGGTGCAGTTGGAAATGGGTGGCAAGAACCCGCAGATCATTCTCGACGACGCCGACCTCAAGCAGGCCGTCGAGCTGTCGGTGCAGAGCGCGTTCTACTCGACCGGCCAGCGTTGTACCGCTTCCAGCCGCCTGATCGTCACCGCCGGCATCCATGACCAGTTCGTCGCGGCCATGGCCGAGCGCATGAAGTCGATCAAGGTCGGCCACGCGCTCCACAGCGGTACCGACATTGGCCCGGTGGTTTCCCAGGCTCAGTTGGATCAGGACATGAAGTACATCGACATCGGCCAGAGCGAAGGCGCGCGGCTGGTCAGCGGCGGCGGCTTGGTGACCTGCGACACCGAAGGCTACTACCTGGCGCCGACGCTGTTTGCCGACAGCGAAGCGGCCATGCGCATCAGCCGTGAAGAGATTTTCGGCCCGGTGGCCAACGTGGTGCGGGTGGCCGACTACGAGGCGGCGCTGGCCATGGCCAACGACACCGAGTTCGGTCTCTCGGCAGGTATCGCTACCACGTCGCTGAAATATGCCAACCACTTCAAGCGCCATTCCCAGGCCGGGATGGTGATGGTCAACCTGCCGACAGCCGGGGTGGACTATCACGTTCCGTTCGGTGGCCGTAAGGGGTCGTCCTACGGTTCGCGTGAGCAGGGTCGCTATGCGCAAGAGTTCTACACCGTCGTAAAAACCAGCTATATCGGTTCGTAGCACCCGTTCACTGTAGGAGCGAGCTTGCTCGCGAAAAACGTCAACGATTACGGGGCATTCAGGAT harbors:
- a CDS encoding aldehyde dehydrogenase family protein — protein: MSQAKRFDNYINGEWVTSADYCTNINPSDLSDVIGEYAKADVAQVNAAIDAARAAFPAWSTSGIQARHDALDKVGSEILARREELGTLLAREEGKTLPEAIGEVTRAGNIFKFFAGECLRLSGDYVPSVRPGVNVEVTREALGVVGLITPWNFPIAIPAWKIAPALAYGNCVVIKPAELVPGCAWALADIISRAGFPAGVFNLVMGSGRVVGDVLVNSPKVDGISFTGSVGVGRQIAVSCVARQAKVQLEMGGKNPQIILDDADLKQAVELSVQSAFYSTGQRCTASSRLIVTAGIHDQFVAAMAERMKSIKVGHALHSGTDIGPVVSQAQLDQDMKYIDIGQSEGARLVSGGGLVTCDTEGYYLAPTLFADSEAAMRISREEIFGPVANVVRVADYEAALAMANDTEFGLSAGIATTSLKYANHFKRHSQAGMVMVNLPTAGVDYHVPFGGRKGSSYGSREQGRYAQEFYTVVKTSYIGS
- the kdgD gene encoding 5-dehydro-4-deoxyglucarate dehydratase → MNPQELKSILSHGLLSFPVTDFNAQGDFHQAGYIKRLEWLAPYGATALFAAGGTGEFFSLAASEYSQVVKTAVDTCATSVPILAGVGGATRQAIEYAQEAERLGAKGLLLLPHYLTEASQDGVAAHVEAVCKSVKIGVVVYNRNVCRLTAPLLERLAERCPNLIGYKDGLGDIELMVSIRRRLGDRFSYLGGLPTAEVYAAAYKALGVPVYSSAVFNFIPKTAMDFYHAIAKDDHATVSKIIDDFFLPYLDIRNRKAGYAVSIVKAGAKIAGYDAGPVRTPLTDLLPEEYEALAALIDKQGAQ